One Bdellovibrio bacteriovorus str. Tiberius DNA segment encodes these proteins:
- a CDS encoding tetratricopeptide repeat protein: MKNQNSLFVVFCLCLAVGFMGVYATFVAHFNGHEEYEMRLASLQKQVEKEKFNNSLLTYQLKDFQQTVAQVLPNDKTLQAKYELHNLSAVVRAPASEEALDLSGAIYEKGKRYFNGQEYDRAIREFGQLLEKYPLSQHSVEARFFIAESYFLKKDYRSSLGQIDEMVTQYPQHDLTGFILLRMGQISELNSQSEEAAEIYKTVAKNFKNENLKKQARKLAQSVE, translated from the coding sequence ATGAAAAATCAGAACTCTTTATTTGTCGTTTTCTGCCTGTGCCTGGCTGTCGGGTTCATGGGAGTGTATGCCACATTCGTGGCGCATTTTAATGGTCATGAAGAGTATGAAATGCGTCTGGCATCCCTGCAAAAACAGGTGGAAAAAGAGAAATTCAACAACTCTCTTTTGACCTACCAGTTGAAGGACTTCCAGCAAACAGTTGCGCAGGTTCTGCCGAACGATAAAACACTTCAAGCAAAGTATGAGCTTCATAATCTTTCCGCAGTGGTGCGTGCTCCGGCCAGTGAAGAGGCTTTGGATCTGTCTGGCGCCATCTATGAAAAGGGAAAGCGTTACTTTAACGGTCAGGAATATGACCGTGCCATTCGTGAATTTGGCCAGTTGTTGGAAAAATACCCATTGTCCCAACACAGTGTTGAGGCGCGTTTTTTCATTGCTGAAAGCTACTTCCTGAAAAAAGACTATCGCAGCAGTTTGGGGCAGATTGACGAGATGGTGACTCAGTACCCGCAGCACGATCTGACGGGCTTTATTCTGCTTCGCATGGGACAGATCAGCGAGCTGAACAGTCAAAGCGAAGAAGCGGCTGAAATCTATAAAACCGTGGCTAAGAATTTCAAGAATGAAAACCTGAAAAAACAGGCGCGCAAACTGGCGCAAAGTGTTGAGTAG
- a CDS encoding LPS-assembly protein LptD → MSSSFALGAEPMAKIHDMLINADSMYRDTEKEVVELEGNIQIVYKGQHIKADKAITSLRSRQVELYGNVEIMDAKNTIVGDQVFLDYENNTGMIYNGSVQSGPIMFSGDVLQKTGESEFVVSSADYTACTNCPASWSFSGTTVRAELGGYAYIKNAVLRFGHVPVFWMPYLIVPLKSDRQSGLLTPTFEVSDKGGFAISQPYFWAISRSTDATFEVKDYAKRGLKGLVEYRYMLNDTSSGTMNFGTIFDQAFAQDDRLNLYRPASEKGDPLERWFLRYDHYYDMPDGIVHRAQLNLASDLQYPKDFPTETLNHGDSAMENRMSFTKNTLDQHYSVDSSYYVNMLHGNPQEGNEDAVHRIPELRFSQTQENIGETNFIYSLNLTYVNFTRAGQAYDDMTEQTINGNKIRFPTNTCNDPRWEDNPNCRRVYDGSYNPGLDQIRTGQRLDFMPALYYPIKFGDGLDVIPAVSYRETHYGFNIDEDQYLSRRYIRTEIGARTNLSRIYGDTVNSKATRYKHEIIPEVIYTRLPWVSQDDNPFFGTGSISDAPYTARDSITDLDIASDYGVQFDYYDRVYDRNLVTLALTNKITEKRWIGDRPEYRQVGYLKLAQSYDGTQENKVGVKEPWSDLTATLDVRLDRFQTYSIFNYFPYQNVTNASSRVRLLNDMGQFFQVQLTRQYKVTPGQSANTSDRQEDYTFSAGFTSRFINLMGKFVYDANWAESTTRDQVKSWAYIAQFKPPGDCMMITFIHDQVTGGDTNFKLNFEFTFDGNPKPALPPEALDSYGF, encoded by the coding sequence ATGTCATCTTCTTTTGCCCTGGGTGCAGAACCCATGGCGAAGATCCATGATATGTTGATCAATGCCGACAGCATGTACCGCGATACTGAAAAAGAGGTCGTGGAGCTGGAAGGCAATATCCAGATCGTCTACAAAGGCCAGCACATCAAAGCCGACAAAGCCATCACCTCGCTACGTTCCCGTCAGGTGGAACTGTACGGCAACGTCGAAATTATGGACGCCAAAAACACCATCGTGGGCGATCAGGTGTTCCTGGATTATGAAAACAACACCGGCATGATCTATAATGGATCGGTGCAATCCGGTCCAATCATGTTCTCGGGCGACGTTTTGCAAAAAACCGGCGAATCCGAATTCGTGGTGAGTTCTGCTGATTACACCGCCTGCACCAACTGCCCGGCTTCCTGGAGTTTCTCAGGCACCACGGTGCGCGCCGAACTGGGCGGCTATGCTTATATCAAGAATGCCGTTCTGCGCTTTGGCCATGTGCCGGTTTTCTGGATGCCATATCTGATTGTCCCGCTTAAAAGTGACCGTCAGTCAGGCCTGCTGACTCCGACCTTTGAAGTTTCTGACAAGGGGGGCTTTGCGATCTCCCAACCGTACTTCTGGGCGATTTCCCGCAGCACCGATGCAACGTTTGAAGTAAAAGACTACGCCAAGCGGGGCCTTAAGGGTTTGGTCGAATATCGCTACATGCTGAATGATACATCCAGCGGAACGATGAATTTCGGAACCATCTTTGACCAGGCGTTCGCACAAGATGACCGCTTGAATTTATACCGCCCGGCCAGCGAAAAAGGCGACCCTTTAGAGCGCTGGTTCCTGCGTTATGATCATTACTATGACATGCCGGATGGCATCGTTCACCGCGCCCAGTTGAATCTGGCCAGCGATCTGCAATATCCCAAGGACTTCCCGACCGAGACACTGAATCACGGTGACTCGGCGATGGAAAACCGCATGTCCTTCACCAAAAACACTCTGGATCAGCACTACAGTGTCGATTCATCGTACTATGTGAACATGCTGCACGGAAATCCACAGGAAGGAAATGAAGACGCCGTTCACCGCATTCCTGAACTGCGCTTCTCGCAAACCCAGGAAAATATTGGCGAGACCAATTTCATTTACTCATTGAATTTGACCTATGTGAATTTCACCCGCGCCGGTCAGGCCTATGACGACATGACCGAACAAACCATCAACGGGAACAAAATCCGCTTCCCAACCAACACATGCAACGACCCGCGCTGGGAAGACAACCCCAACTGCCGTCGCGTGTATGATGGGTCCTACAATCCAGGCCTGGATCAGATCCGCACCGGTCAGCGTCTGGATTTCATGCCGGCCCTTTATTACCCGATCAAATTCGGCGACGGTCTGGATGTGATTCCGGCGGTCAGCTATCGCGAAACCCACTACGGCTTCAACATCGACGAAGACCAGTATCTGTCCCGCCGCTACATCCGTACCGAAATCGGCGCGCGCACAAATTTGAGCCGCATCTATGGCGACACGGTAAATTCAAAAGCCACTCGCTATAAACACGAGATCATCCCGGAAGTGATCTACACCCGCCTGCCGTGGGTGTCCCAGGATGACAATCCGTTCTTCGGCACTGGTTCAATTTCAGATGCGCCGTACACGGCCCGTGACAGCATCACGGATCTGGACATCGCCAGCGACTATGGCGTGCAGTTTGACTATTATGACCGCGTCTATGACCGAAACCTGGTGACGCTGGCTTTGACGAACAAGATCACGGAAAAACGCTGGATTGGTGACCGTCCTGAATACCGCCAGGTCGGTTATCTGAAACTTGCGCAGTCTTATGACGGCACCCAGGAAAACAAAGTCGGCGTGAAAGAACCTTGGTCAGATCTGACCGCCACTTTGGATGTGCGTCTGGATCGTTTCCAGACTTATTCCATCTTCAACTATTTCCCTTATCAGAACGTGACCAACGCGTCTTCGCGTGTGCGGTTGTTAAATGATATGGGTCAGTTCTTCCAGGTGCAGCTGACTCGTCAATACAAGGTCACTCCGGGGCAATCCGCGAACACCAGCGATCGCCAGGAAGATTACACGTTCTCGGCGGGCTTCACTTCCAGATTCATCAACTTGATGGGTAAGTTTGTATATGACGCCAACTGGGCGGAATCAACGACTCGCGATCAGGTGAAATCCTGGGCGTACATTGCGCAATTCAAACCGCCGGGCGATTGTATGATGATCACCTTCATTCACGATCAGGTGACCGGTGGGGATACCAACTTTAAATTGAATTTCGAATTCACATTCGATGGAAATCCAAAACCGGCCTTGCCACCAGAAGCTTTGGATTCATACGGATTCTAA
- the pyk gene encoding pyruvate kinase gives MLADRRAKIVATIGPATRDEKNLEKAIKAGMNVARLNFSHGSHEDHLKVVHSLRKLSKELQAPVAILQDLQGPKVRVGKFENGSIEIKPGEKLVVTTAKVLGKPGLIPSDFQELPMACVPGTRILLDDGLMEIKVLAVRGEELDVEVIYGGILKDRKGMNLPGVNLPVECMTPKDLEDLQFGIANKVDYIALSFVRHARDIRKLRELIEAGNSNAKIVAKIEMVEAIENLEEICRLSDAVMVARGDLAVEVGQSRLPGYQKRIIQVCNQLGKPVITATQMLDSMVENPRPTRAEITDVANAVLDGSDALMLSAESASGKHPFKCIRTMHEIITEVERNEEEYYKISLENEFLSTPASIAASASLSALKLNATAIICLTTSGKTANIISAFRPKARIISVTQHLDVLNGMELGWGIQTHAIKPYKTMEDILREVDLLLVSHGLGKTGDRVILTLGQPIACGAKTNSIYVHTVGGENVAKLANDKLPLRCQEEPVVE, from the coding sequence ATGTTAGCAGATCGTCGAGCGAAGATTGTGGCCACTATTGGCCCAGCGACACGTGATGAGAAAAATCTGGAAAAAGCAATTAAGGCGGGCATGAACGTGGCTCGCCTTAACTTTTCGCACGGAAGCCATGAAGACCACCTGAAGGTGGTTCATTCCCTGCGCAAGCTCTCTAAAGAGCTGCAGGCGCCCGTGGCAATTCTGCAGGATCTGCAGGGCCCTAAAGTCCGCGTGGGCAAATTCGAAAATGGTTCCATCGAAATTAAACCTGGCGAAAAACTGGTTGTGACCACTGCCAAGGTTCTGGGGAAGCCAGGGTTGATCCCTTCGGATTTCCAGGAATTGCCAATGGCTTGTGTGCCGGGCACTCGTATCCTGTTGGATGACGGCCTGATGGAGATCAAGGTTCTGGCTGTTCGCGGGGAAGAGCTGGATGTTGAAGTCATCTATGGCGGCATTCTGAAAGACCGCAAGGGCATGAACCTGCCGGGCGTGAATCTGCCGGTGGAATGCATGACTCCGAAGGATCTGGAAGACCTGCAGTTTGGTATCGCCAACAAAGTTGATTATATCGCCCTGAGTTTCGTGCGCCATGCCCGTGATATTCGCAAACTCCGTGAATTGATTGAGGCGGGTAATTCCAACGCGAAAATCGTGGCGAAAATTGAGATGGTGGAAGCTATCGAAAATCTGGAAGAAATCTGTCGTCTGAGTGATGCCGTAATGGTGGCGCGAGGGGACTTGGCTGTGGAAGTCGGACAAAGCCGTCTGCCGGGTTATCAAAAGCGTATCATCCAGGTGTGCAATCAGTTGGGTAAGCCGGTAATCACGGCGACTCAGATGCTGGATAGTATGGTTGAAAATCCTCGCCCAACCCGTGCGGAAATCACGGATGTGGCCAATGCAGTTTTGGATGGTTCTGATGCGTTGATGCTGTCGGCGGAATCTGCCAGCGGCAAACATCCATTCAAGTGCATTCGCACCATGCATGAAATTATCACCGAAGTGGAACGCAATGAGGAAGAATATTATAAAATCTCTCTTGAAAATGAGTTCCTGAGCACGCCAGCGTCCATCGCAGCCAGTGCTTCATTGAGTGCGTTGAAGCTGAACGCCACGGCGATCATCTGTCTGACGACTTCCGGTAAGACGGCAAATATCATTTCTGCTTTCCGTCCGAAAGCGCGCATCATCTCTGTGACTCAGCATCTGGATGTTTTGAATGGCATGGAATTGGGATGGGGTATTCAGACTCACGCGATTAAGCCATACAAGACGATGGAAGATATTCTGCGTGAAGTGGATCTGCTGTTGGTGTCTCATGGCTTGGGTAAAACCGGGGACCGTGTGATTCTGACATTGGGGCAGCCTATCGCTTGTGGCGCCAAGACCAATTCGATCTATGTGCACACGGTGGGTGGGGAAAACGTGGCGAAGCTTGCTAATGACAAGCTGCCTCTGCGTTGTCAGGAAGAGCCGGTTGTTGAGTAA
- a CDS encoding fused vitamin K epoxide reductase/thioredoxin: protein MKNTASKSKFLLIAMIATLIGVGIHIYLTLHYYDIKFGLSAGDSMCNINEVLNCDAVTASKFSALLGVPIALWGAMTNLVLVYFLGVTRFNLVQDSDRTSRYALLLSGVTVVASVVMGLISVTAMSNLCIFCISAYVLSIIGFIFTWMGAEDVTAENISNDIKDIFTSERWVAGFLLAIPAFAFLANIMYLESHGLSDVEKMAKEKVAYWQVAPQQNFDLTKGLSMQKGTEEPVMTIVEFADFRCGHCKHAAAPLHNFTKNHPDVRLIYKPFPLDGTCNEAMKNGGGDGISCGLAFATLCSEKIAQKGWVAHDYIFDNQEEITRMMNLDKNLESIATATGIQLEELKTCVKGTEIPEVVRNTAKEGEVAQIRGTPAIFVNGKLLDSGQLIPVLEAAYKTLKK, encoded by the coding sequence ATGAAAAACACAGCCAGTAAATCCAAGTTCCTGCTTATCGCGATGATCGCCACCCTGATCGGCGTGGGTATTCATATCTATTTGACCCTGCACTATTATGATATCAAGTTCGGCCTGTCTGCCGGCGATTCAATGTGCAATATCAATGAAGTACTGAATTGTGATGCTGTGACTGCCAGCAAGTTCTCGGCCCTTCTAGGGGTGCCGATCGCACTTTGGGGTGCGATGACCAATTTGGTTTTGGTGTATTTCCTGGGCGTCACCCGTTTCAACCTTGTGCAGGATTCAGATCGCACTTCCCGCTACGCTTTGTTGCTGTCCGGAGTGACCGTTGTGGCTTCCGTGGTGATGGGATTGATCTCTGTCACCGCGATGAGCAACCTTTGCATCTTCTGCATCAGCGCTTATGTGCTTTCCATCATTGGCTTCATCTTCACTTGGATGGGTGCTGAAGACGTTACTGCTGAAAATATCAGCAACGACATCAAAGACATCTTCACCTCGGAACGTTGGGTTGCGGGCTTCCTTTTGGCGATTCCAGCCTTCGCATTCCTGGCAAATATTATGTATCTGGAAAGCCATGGCCTGTCTGACGTTGAAAAAATGGCCAAAGAAAAAGTGGCTTACTGGCAGGTTGCTCCTCAGCAGAACTTTGACCTGACAAAGGGTCTGAGCATGCAAAAAGGCACAGAAGAACCTGTGATGACGATCGTAGAGTTTGCAGACTTCCGTTGCGGCCACTGCAAACACGCCGCTGCTCCTTTGCACAACTTCACTAAAAATCATCCGGACGTGCGTTTGATCTACAAACCATTCCCATTGGATGGCACGTGCAACGAAGCCATGAAAAACGGCGGCGGTGACGGCATCTCTTGCGGCCTGGCATTTGCGACTTTGTGTTCTGAAAAGATCGCGCAAAAAGGCTGGGTGGCGCACGATTATATCTTCGACAATCAGGAAGAAATCACGCGCATGATGAACCTGGATAAGAACCTTGAATCCATCGCAACAGCGACCGGCATCCAGCTGGAAGAACTGAAAACTTGCGTAAAAGGCACCGAGATTCCTGAGGTCGTGCGCAACACCGCCAAAGAAGGCGAAGTGGCGCAGATTCGCGGGACCCCGGCGATCTTCGTAAATGGCAAATTGCTGGACAGCGGACAACTAATCCCGGTCCTTGAAGCTGCTTATAAGACATTGAAAAAGTAA
- a CDS encoding STAS domain-containing protein, whose translation MEVKLVLDGDITVVSLSGRIEIEKAQSFKKACLQNFSDRKVVFCMKNLHFVGSSGIQSFFGILNDLNAGSRMNVKIAGLTPDFQRLFSFSECASLEVHESIEGALQSF comes from the coding sequence ATGGAAGTCAAACTCGTGCTCGATGGTGACATCACCGTTGTGTCTTTGAGCGGTCGCATTGAAATCGAAAAAGCTCAGTCCTTTAAAAAAGCCTGTCTGCAGAACTTCTCCGACCGTAAAGTCGTATTCTGCATGAAAAACCTGCACTTTGTCGGGTCTTCCGGGATTCAGTCTTTCTTTGGTATTTTGAATGATTTGAATGCGGGGAGCCGCATGAATGTGAAGATCGCGGGTCTGACTCCGGACTTCCAGCGCCTTTTCTCATTCTCTGAGTGTGCCAGCCTGGAAGTGCATGAAAGCATCGAAGGGGCCCTGCAAAGCTTTTAA
- a CDS encoding HU family DNA-binding protein produces MNKAQLVELVAEKTKTTKSQSELILDATLEAIQEALKDGDEVKLVGFGTFSRSSRKARQGRNPKTGETVKIPSAYIPKFKPGKDLKDALN; encoded by the coding sequence ATGAATAAAGCGCAATTGGTGGAACTGGTCGCAGAAAAAACAAAGACAACCAAGAGTCAATCCGAACTGATTCTCGACGCCACTCTGGAAGCCATTCAGGAAGCATTAAAAGATGGAGATGAAGTCAAACTTGTTGGCTTTGGCACATTCTCCAGAAGCTCCCGCAAAGCCCGCCAGGGACGCAATCCCAAAACCGGCGAAACGGTGAAAATTCCCAGCGCTTACATTCCCAAGTTCAAACCCGGCAAGGACCTTAAAGACGCCCTTAATTAA
- a CDS encoding YraN family protein translates to MQSESLVIEYYQRKLFHLLGQRVKTPFAEVDLLFKTSGQTLLMVEVKTTNLSDFQPFRITKKQKARLVRAMLFLAARWDVLVEIHWAFVTKDGEITVFEDISD, encoded by the coding sequence CTGCAGTCCGAGTCTCTGGTTATCGAATACTATCAGCGTAAACTTTTTCACTTGCTGGGACAGCGAGTGAAAACCCCCTTTGCTGAAGTGGATTTGCTGTTCAAAACCTCCGGGCAGACGTTATTGATGGTGGAGGTTAAAACCACCAACCTGTCTGACTTTCAGCCCTTTCGAATCACTAAAAAGCAAAAAGCCCGTTTGGTGCGGGCGATGCTGTTTCTGGCGGCGCGCTGGGATGTGCTGGTTGAAATTCACTGGGCCTTTGTCACGAAAGACGGTGAGATCACGGTCTTTGAAGACATCAGTGATTGA
- a CDS encoding ChaN family lipoprotein, with product MNDLQKWIRIRKDLYLQMEKQVRHRLGRDTPELMRYQKVYEKEFSRKWTASTKEALWEQMSHSQVVMVGDFHALHQSQKAQARILRHIPKDRKTILAVEFLEAADQEKIDRYMSGKMSERDFLKSVQWQTKWGFPWEYYRPLLRWAQKNKVAVRGINRSYKKRNATTLKSRDVFAGKKIAELVKAHPDHLVFVIYGDLHLASEHIPAEIVRTLGAPFAKRILRIFQNSEKIYFQLLNRELEASTDLVRLSQNVFCLMSVPPWVKWQNYLMYLEQTYDLGLYEDDDDDEDLLDYTDHVGRYVKIISEELGLTVSTSSLSVYTARDSSFWSQVREHYDPKKLRWIEMMIADENSFYLPEIGAAYLARGTVNHAASLAMHFVHGQVSGEKLIPMDVPADFLRLIWKEAVAYFGSKIINHKRKTDTIADIKASLAARGPSDLGKEALQLALAQKMHELMVITGVPGHRLQARPRKKWSYVLAASLLGGMMGERLFGGYQKKLIKAATLATFLKKPLGNPHFDVVYYEALEVIESLPAPFLSKKEKL from the coding sequence TTGAACGACCTACAGAAATGGATACGCATACGTAAAGACCTTTACCTGCAAATGGAAAAGCAGGTGCGGCATCGACTGGGACGGGACACGCCCGAGTTGATGCGCTATCAAAAGGTCTATGAAAAGGAGTTCTCCAGGAAATGGACGGCCTCCACCAAAGAAGCTCTTTGGGAGCAGATGAGTCACTCTCAGGTCGTTATGGTCGGGGATTTTCACGCTCTTCACCAGTCGCAAAAAGCCCAGGCGCGCATCCTGCGCCATATCCCCAAAGACCGCAAAACCATTCTGGCTGTAGAGTTCCTTGAGGCCGCAGATCAGGAAAAGATCGACCGCTATATGTCCGGGAAGATGTCAGAGCGTGATTTTCTAAAATCAGTGCAGTGGCAGACCAAGTGGGGATTTCCCTGGGAATACTATCGCCCTTTGTTGCGCTGGGCGCAAAAAAACAAGGTCGCTGTCCGCGGTATCAACCGCAGTTATAAAAAACGCAATGCCACGACTTTGAAGTCACGGGATGTCTTTGCTGGCAAAAAAATTGCTGAATTGGTGAAGGCACATCCGGATCATTTGGTTTTCGTTATCTATGGGGACTTGCATCTGGCATCAGAGCATATTCCCGCTGAGATCGTCCGCACTCTGGGGGCGCCATTTGCAAAACGCATTTTGCGCATCTTCCAGAACTCTGAAAAAATCTATTTCCAGTTGCTGAATCGGGAGCTGGAGGCCAGCACGGATTTGGTGCGCCTGTCGCAAAATGTCTTCTGTCTGATGAGTGTTCCGCCGTGGGTGAAGTGGCAAAATTATCTGATGTATCTGGAGCAGACCTATGATCTGGGGCTGTATGAAGATGACGACGACGATGAGGACCTGCTGGATTATACGGATCATGTCGGTCGTTACGTTAAGATCATCTCGGAAGAACTGGGGCTGACGGTTTCAACCTCCAGTTTATCGGTGTATACAGCCCGGGACAGTTCTTTCTGGAGTCAGGTGCGCGAGCATTATGACCCCAAAAAGCTGCGCTGGATAGAGATGATGATTGCAGATGAAAACTCTTTCTATTTGCCGGAAATCGGTGCGGCCTATCTGGCGCGGGGAACGGTGAATCACGCGGCCTCATTGGCGATGCATTTTGTGCATGGTCAGGTCAGTGGTGAAAAGCTGATTCCGATGGATGTTCCGGCAGATTTCCTGCGTCTGATCTGGAAAGAAGCTGTGGCCTATTTTGGTTCCAAAATCATCAACCACAAACGTAAGACCGACACGATTGCTGATATCAAGGCAAGTCTTGCAGCGCGCGGTCCCTCGGATCTGGGGAAAGAAGCCCTGCAGTTGGCGCTTGCTCAGAAGATGCATGAATTGATGGTGATCACCGGTGTCCCGGGGCATCGTCTGCAGGCACGTCCGCGTAAAAAGTGGAGCTATGTTCTGGCAGCGTCTTTGTTGGGCGGGATGATGGGTGAGCGTTTGTTTGGCGGATATCAAAAAAAACTGATCAAGGCGGCCACTTTGGCAACCTTCCTGAAAAAGCCATTGGGCAATCCGCATTTTGATGTGGTTTACTATGAAGCACTGGAAGTGATCGAGTCCTTGCCGGCACCGTTCCTGAGCAAAAAGGAAAAGTTATGA
- a CDS encoding DUF4339 domain-containing protein: MKNDRWYYNKNLKPQGPVGFEEVRQLILKGDIGPHDLISCDADGSWKSAWEWGFDRSLFPATQGYVQGMDVAADDKEWVLLVASDDGKAMVQEGPYSVREIQESVRSQRVSAQNYIWKSGMSGWSRILDRPEFN; the protein is encoded by the coding sequence ATGAAAAATGACCGTTGGTACTACAACAAAAACTTAAAACCCCAGGGCCCCGTCGGTTTTGAAGAAGTCCGTCAGCTCATACTAAAAGGTGACATCGGTCCGCATGATTTGATTTCCTGCGATGCTGATGGCAGCTGGAAGTCAGCTTGGGAATGGGGATTTGATCGCAGTCTGTTCCCGGCGACTCAAGGCTATGTGCAGGGGATGGATGTCGCCGCGGATGATAAAGAGTGGGTGTTGCTGGTGGCCTCAGATGATGGCAAGGCCATGGTGCAAGAAGGGCCTTATTCTGTGCGTGAAATTCAGGAATCTGTGCGCAGTCAGCGCGTCAGTGCTCAGAACTATATCTGGAAATCCGGCATGAGCGGGTGGTCGCGAATTTTGGATCGCCCTGAATTTAATTAA